One window from the genome of Populus alba chromosome 15, ASM523922v2, whole genome shotgun sequence encodes:
- the LOC118051015 gene encoding sesquiterpene synthase 2: protein MSTQVSQEVVPKTLQARANEIIRRTANYHPSIWGDQFISRLPKDKVQEAIELQEIEKLREQFKRELLASNSSQKLDLIDAIQRLGVAYHFETEIEEALQHIYNNRIDMEDDDLYNTALGFRLLRQHGYNVSCDVFNKFKDDKGYFNQSNDVRGILGLYEAAHLAVHGEDILDEALAFTTIHLKSMATSPNCPLTAKVSHALKQPIRRGVPRLESRRYISIYQDEPSCNKTLLRLAKLNFNLVQELHKEELSEITRWWKGLDFARRLPFARDRVVECFFWIVGVYFEPQYSLARKILTKVIAMTSIIDDIYDVYGTLEELELFAEAIDRWDTKSMHQLPDYMKICYEALLNVYSEIEEKVAKEGWSYRVHFGKEAMKVQVRAYFNEAKWFHENHIPTMEEYMQVALETTGYSMLATVSFIGMAGDMVTEQAFDWVFNRPKIVRASETICRLVDDVRSHKFEQERGHAASGVECYIRQYGLSEQEVYKEFHMQVVNAWKDINEECLKPTAVPMPLLERILNLSRVIDVIYKEEDEYTHVGEVMKNNIASLLIDSVPI, encoded by the exons ATGTCTACCCAAGTCTCCCAAGAAGTTGTACCCAAGACTCTTCAAGCTCGTGCTAATGAGATTATTCGCCGGACAGCCAATTATCATCCAAGCATTTGGGGCGATCAATTCATTTCCCGTCTCCCCAAAGACAAG GTGCAAGAAGCCATTGAATtgcaagaaattgaaaaactgaGGGAACAATTTAAGAGGGAACTCTTGGCTAGTAATTCATCACAAAAGCTGGATCTTATAGATGCAATCCAGCGCCTAGGTGTGGCATACCACTTTGAAACAGAGATAGAAGAAGCACTACAGCATATCTACAATAACCGTATTGATATGGAAGATGATGACCTTTACAACACTGCTCTTGGTTTTCGACTCCTAAGACAACATGGCTACAACGTTTCATGTG ATGTATTCAACAAGTTCAAAGATGACAAAGGTTATTTCAACCAATCCAATGATGTTCGAGGCATCCTAGGTCTCTATGAAGCAGCACATCTAGCGGTGCATGGAGAAGATATTCTTGATGAGGCCCTAGCTTTCACCACCATCCACCTCAAGTCCATGGCAACTAGTCCAAACTGTCCACTAACAGCAAAAGTTTCTCATGCCCTAAAGCAGCCCATCAGAAGGGGCGTTCCAAGACTGGAGAGCAGGCGCTACATTTCTATCTATCAGGACGAGCCGTCATGTAACAAAACTTTACTAAGGCTTGCAAAGTTGAATTTCAACCTCGTGCAAGAATTACATAAAGAAGAGCTTTCAGAAATTACAAG gTGGTGGAAGGGTTTGGACTTTGCTAGAAGGCTTCCTTTTGCAAGGGACAGGGTGGTCGAGTGCTTCTTTTGGATAGTAGGTGTATATTTTGAGCCTCAGTACTCCCTCGCGAGGAAAATACTTACCAAAGTAATAGCCATGACATCGATTATTGATGACATCTATGATGTTTATGGCACCCTTGAAGAGCTGGAACTTTTCGCAGAAGCAATTGACAG GTGGGACACTAAAAGCATGCACCAGCTTCCAGATTACATGAAAATATGTTATGAGGCACTATTGAATGTTTATAgtgaaattgaggaaaaagtggCGAAGGAGGGATGGTCCTACAGAGTCCACTTTGGAAAAGAAGCA ATG AAAGTTCAAGTCCGTGCCTACTTTAACGAAGCCAAATGGTTCCATGAAAATCATATCCCAACGATGGAAGAATATATGCAGGTGGCTCTAGAAACGACCGGTTATTCCATGCTCGCAACCGTGTCTTTCATTGGCATGGCCGGCGACATGGTGACCGAGCAAGCATTTGACTGGGTGTTCAATCGCCCAAAAATTGTTAGAGCCTCAGAAACAATTTGCAGACTCGTAGATGATGTAAGATCACATAAG TTTGAACAAGAGAGAGGACATGCTGCCTCTGGAGTTGAATGTTACATAAGGCAATATGGTCTCTCGGAACAAGAAGTGTATAAAGAGTTTCACATGCAAGTCGTCAATGCTTGGAAGGATATAAATGAAGAGTGTCTCAAACCTACCGCTGTGCCAATGCCTCTGCTTGAACGCATTCTCAATCTTTCGAGAGTCATCGATGTCATTTACAAGGAGGAAGATGAGTATACCCATGTTGGAGAAgtaatgaaaaacaatattgcGTCATTGCTTATAGATTCAGTGCCTATATAG
- the LOC118051016 gene encoding type IV inositol polyphosphate 5-phosphatase 9 isoform X1 — MQTIKQEVMWSKFVANKFLRKMLGSNNIVADFPNSTETMLELEETSSTSSDQASLISSRKYITGDQGKHKIFVGSWNVGGVAPPDDLNMEDWLCTHTDPADIYVLGYFRFQEVVPLNAGNIVLGFENSKICSRWNSLIREALNNSISKHVQEDKVGEFYKVHPLKNHSIASLDKSSNNFPHCFDCITSKQMVGIFITVWVRNDLLPYIQHPSVSCVGCGIMGCLGNKGSVSVRFCLHETSFCFVCSHLASGGKEGDEKNRNANATEILTRTRFSRGPLRNLPRKIVDHDQVIWLGDFNYRIYLPDTTTRSLVQKKEWNILLERDQLKAELMKGHVFQGWREGIIEFAPTYKYYQNSQVYYGCDQKRKGEKKRAPAWCDRIIWYGEGLKQREYSRGESGLSDHRPVRAIFVAEIQVPSDSRRLGSSFTGRFRCLKDHLEERFNEKISCNVDRTGFYSE, encoded by the exons ATGCAAACAATCAAGCAAGAA GTCATGTGGTCTAAGTTTGTGGCTAACAAGTTCTTGAGGAAGATGTTGGGTAGCAATAACATCGTTGCAGACTTTCCAAATTCAACAGAGACCATGTTAGAGCTAGAAGAAACTTCAAGTACTTCTTCAGATCAAGCCTCGCTAATCAGTTCCAGGAAATACATCACTGGTGATCAGGGAAAACACAA GATCTTTGTTGGTTCATGGAATGTTGGGGGCGTTGCACCACCTGATGATTTGAACATGGAAGATTGGTTATGCACACATACTGACCCTGCTGACATCTATGTTCTTGG ATATTTCAGGTTCCAAGAAGTTGTGCCTCTCAATGCTGGAAACATTGTTCTAGGTTTCGAAAACAGCAAGATTTGCAGCAGATGGAATTCTCTTATTAGAGAAGCTCTTAACAATAGTATCTCAAAGCATGTTCAAGAAGATAAAGTGGGAGAGTTTTACAAAGTGCACCCCTTAAAAAATCACAGCATTGCTTCTCTCGACAAAAGCAGCAATAATTTTCCACACTGCTTTGATTGTATCACAAGCAAGCAAATGGTTGGGATTTTTATCACTGTTTGGGTTAGAAATGATCTCCTTCCATACATACAGCATCCTAGTGTCTCCTGTGTCGGCTGCGGCATCATGGGCTGCCTAGGAAATAAG ggATCGGTCTCGGTTAGGTTTTGCTTGCATGAAACAAGCTTCTGTTTTGTGTGTAGTCATCTGGCTTCTGGAGGGAAGGAAGGAGATGAAAAGAACAGAAATGCTAACGCTACAGAAATTTTGACACGTACAAGATTTTCTCGTGGTCCTTTGCGCAATTTGCCCCGCAAGATTGTTGATCACGA TCAGGTAATTTGGCTTGGAGATTTCAACTACAGGATATACCTACCTGACACCACGACAAGATCTCTAGTCCAGAAAAAAGAATGGAATATTTTGTTAGAAAGGGATCAG CTCAAGGCCGAGCTCATGAAGGGCCATGTATTCCAAGGTTGGCGCGAAGGGATAATTGAATTTGCACCTACTTACAAGTACTATCAGAACTCACAGGTTTATTATGGCTGTGATCAGAAGAGGAAGGGTGAAAAGAAGCGTGCTCCTGCATG GTGTGATCGAATAATTTGGTATGGAGAGGGACTGAAGCAGAGAGAATACAGCAGAGGTGAATCTGGATTGTCGGACCATAGACCTGTTCGCGCAATCTTCGTTGCAGAAATCCAAGTCCCAAGTGATTCAAGGAGACTGGGAAGCTCCTTTACAGGCAGATTTCGCTGCTTAAAAGACCATCTTGAAGAGCGTTTTAATGAAAAGATATCATGTAATGTCGACAGAACAGGCTTCTATTCTGAATAA
- the LOC118051016 gene encoding type IV inositol polyphosphate 5-phosphatase 9 isoform X2, with translation MQTIKQEVMWSKFVANKFLRKMLGSNNIVADFPNSTETMLELEETSSTSSDQASLISSRKYITGDQGKHKIFVGSWNVGGVAPPDDLNMEDWLCTHTDPADIYVLGFQEVVPLNAGNIVLGFENSKICSRWNSLIREALNNSISKHVQEDKVGEFYKVHPLKNHSIASLDKSSNNFPHCFDCITSKQMVGIFITVWVRNDLLPYIQHPSVSCVGCGIMGCLGNKGSVSVRFCLHETSFCFVCSHLASGGKEGDEKNRNANATEILTRTRFSRGPLRNLPRKIVDHDQVIWLGDFNYRIYLPDTTTRSLVQKKEWNILLERDQLKAELMKGHVFQGWREGIIEFAPTYKYYQNSQVYYGCDQKRKGEKKRAPAWCDRIIWYGEGLKQREYSRGESGLSDHRPVRAIFVAEIQVPSDSRRLGSSFTGRFRCLKDHLEERFNEKISCNVDRTGFYSE, from the exons ATGCAAACAATCAAGCAAGAA GTCATGTGGTCTAAGTTTGTGGCTAACAAGTTCTTGAGGAAGATGTTGGGTAGCAATAACATCGTTGCAGACTTTCCAAATTCAACAGAGACCATGTTAGAGCTAGAAGAAACTTCAAGTACTTCTTCAGATCAAGCCTCGCTAATCAGTTCCAGGAAATACATCACTGGTGATCAGGGAAAACACAA GATCTTTGTTGGTTCATGGAATGTTGGGGGCGTTGCACCACCTGATGATTTGAACATGGAAGATTGGTTATGCACACATACTGACCCTGCTGACATCTATGTTCTTGG GTTCCAAGAAGTTGTGCCTCTCAATGCTGGAAACATTGTTCTAGGTTTCGAAAACAGCAAGATTTGCAGCAGATGGAATTCTCTTATTAGAGAAGCTCTTAACAATAGTATCTCAAAGCATGTTCAAGAAGATAAAGTGGGAGAGTTTTACAAAGTGCACCCCTTAAAAAATCACAGCATTGCTTCTCTCGACAAAAGCAGCAATAATTTTCCACACTGCTTTGATTGTATCACAAGCAAGCAAATGGTTGGGATTTTTATCACTGTTTGGGTTAGAAATGATCTCCTTCCATACATACAGCATCCTAGTGTCTCCTGTGTCGGCTGCGGCATCATGGGCTGCCTAGGAAATAAG ggATCGGTCTCGGTTAGGTTTTGCTTGCATGAAACAAGCTTCTGTTTTGTGTGTAGTCATCTGGCTTCTGGAGGGAAGGAAGGAGATGAAAAGAACAGAAATGCTAACGCTACAGAAATTTTGACACGTACAAGATTTTCTCGTGGTCCTTTGCGCAATTTGCCCCGCAAGATTGTTGATCACGA TCAGGTAATTTGGCTTGGAGATTTCAACTACAGGATATACCTACCTGACACCACGACAAGATCTCTAGTCCAGAAAAAAGAATGGAATATTTTGTTAGAAAGGGATCAG CTCAAGGCCGAGCTCATGAAGGGCCATGTATTCCAAGGTTGGCGCGAAGGGATAATTGAATTTGCACCTACTTACAAGTACTATCAGAACTCACAGGTTTATTATGGCTGTGATCAGAAGAGGAAGGGTGAAAAGAAGCGTGCTCCTGCATG GTGTGATCGAATAATTTGGTATGGAGAGGGACTGAAGCAGAGAGAATACAGCAGAGGTGAATCTGGATTGTCGGACCATAGACCTGTTCGCGCAATCTTCGTTGCAGAAATCCAAGTCCCAAGTGATTCAAGGAGACTGGGAAGCTCCTTTACAGGCAGATTTCGCTGCTTAAAAGACCATCTTGAAGAGCGTTTTAATGAAAAGATATCATGTAATGTCGACAGAACAGGCTTCTATTCTGAATAA